The Streptomyces kanamyceticus genome window below encodes:
- a CDS encoding right-handed parallel beta-helix repeat-containing protein, with protein MVIKWRKWTLPVAAQAIVLLAATGCVSTSDSPAAESKGQSSTSAARSVARVCAKPADGPAKAPKGAVTVDPAVVGDLVAKTKSSPPNTTFWLKAGKHRLDSNRYSQVIPKKGNRYLGAPGAVLDGGKKNQYAFGGTAQDVTIGYLTVQRFVAPPDEGVVNHDSADGWVIEHSTIQHNSGAGMMAGARQQVRANCLRENGQYGMNAYKDKGRISGLVVEGNEIVGNNTGDWERKRKGCGCTGGIKFWAVNGADVRGNWVHDNRGTGLWADTNNNDFRIEGNVLEANDGAALIYETSYNAVIRKNTIRRNNWVEGRRAAERGDNFPFATVYVSESGGEPRVKARTDKIEIYQNVLEDNWSGITLWENADRFCNSPANTSSGDCTLLVRDVDRCAKPAIAKAPLYADCRWKTQRVDIHDNRFTLDKSVVECTANCDRMALLANYGTYPDWSPYQGERVAEAITQKQHNRWHDNTYVGPWKFVAHDPSRVLDSGQWQGAPYEQDKGSTFRVRGGG; from the coding sequence GTGGTGATCAAGTGGCGGAAGTGGACGCTGCCGGTGGCGGCGCAGGCGATCGTCCTGCTGGCGGCGACCGGCTGCGTGAGCACGTCGGACTCCCCGGCGGCGGAGTCGAAGGGCCAGTCGTCCACGTCCGCGGCCCGGTCCGTGGCGCGGGTGTGCGCCAAGCCCGCCGACGGTCCCGCGAAGGCGCCGAAGGGGGCGGTGACGGTCGACCCCGCGGTCGTCGGTGACCTGGTGGCGAAGACCAAGAGCAGCCCCCCGAACACCACGTTCTGGCTGAAGGCGGGCAAGCACAGGCTCGATTCCAACCGCTACTCCCAGGTCATCCCCAAGAAGGGGAACCGCTACCTCGGCGCGCCGGGCGCGGTGCTCGACGGCGGGAAGAAGAACCAGTACGCGTTCGGCGGCACCGCCCAAGACGTCACCATCGGCTATCTGACGGTGCAACGCTTCGTGGCGCCGCCGGACGAGGGCGTGGTCAACCACGACTCGGCCGACGGCTGGGTGATCGAGCACTCGACGATCCAGCACAACTCCGGTGCCGGAATGATGGCCGGCGCCCGCCAGCAGGTCCGCGCCAACTGCCTGCGCGAGAACGGCCAGTACGGCATGAACGCGTACAAGGACAAGGGCCGCATCAGCGGCCTGGTGGTCGAGGGCAACGAGATCGTGGGCAACAACACCGGCGACTGGGAGCGGAAGCGCAAGGGCTGCGGCTGCACCGGAGGCATCAAGTTCTGGGCCGTCAACGGCGCCGACGTGCGCGGCAACTGGGTGCACGACAACCGAGGCACCGGATTGTGGGCGGACACCAACAACAACGACTTCCGCATCGAGGGCAACGTACTCGAGGCCAACGACGGTGCCGCGCTGATCTACGAGACCAGCTACAACGCGGTCATCAGGAAGAACACGATCCGGCGGAACAACTGGGTCGAGGGCCGCAGGGCGGCGGAGCGCGGCGACAACTTCCCCTTCGCGACCGTCTACGTCTCCGAATCCGGCGGCGAACCACGGGTCAAGGCCCGCACGGACAAGATCGAGATCTACCAGAACGTACTGGAGGACAACTGGTCGGGGATCACCCTGTGGGAGAACGCCGACCGGTTCTGCAACAGCCCGGCCAACACCTCCTCGGGCGACTGCACGTTGCTGGTGCGGGACGTCGACCGCTGCGCGAAGCCCGCGATCGCCAAGGCACCGCTCTACGCCGACTGCCGGTGGAAGACCCAGCGGGTGGACATCCACGACAACCGCTTCACCCTCGACAAGTCCGTCGTCGAGTGCACGGCGAACTGCGACCGCATGGCGCTCCTCGCTAACTACGGCACCTATCCGGACTGGTCGCCCTACCAGGGCGAGCGGGTGGCCGAGGCGATCACCCAGAAGCAGCACAACCGCTGGCACGACAACACCTACGTCGGGCCGTGGAAGTTCGTCGCCCACGACCCGAGCCGGGTGCTCGACTCCGGGCAGTGGCAGGGCGCGCCGTACGAGCAGGACAAGGGCAGCACCTTCCGCGTACGGGGCGGTGGTTGA
- a CDS encoding glycosyltransferase, with product MHVLVAHNRYGSAQPSGENKVVDQEVALLRAAGHRVDVFERRSDTIADRSLLGKVAVPLLVPWNPSVRKELAARLRTERPDVVHVHNVFPLLSPAVIAACADAGVPAVATLHNYTQICPPGTLQRDGRPCTECVGSTVPLPAVRHGCYRDSRLATVPLAVSLSVNRRRWWSGVERFFCISAAQRDVLVRAGMPAERLAVKHNFVPDPADRRTGDGEHLLYLGRLAEAKGLRLLMAAWDELAASGGVGVPLVIAGTGPLEQEVTDWAAGRDDVRYVGLYDTVRCQEAIARSVAVLAPSTWLEAFGLVVVEAMAAGVPVVAAGHGAFVELVDDGVTGLLHRPGESGSLASCMRRIAAERGRNREMGRAARRRYEQGFSPAVGLERLVEGYRSAIADRLGGGESPPPARNGNAGSRWGTRASRDGGSK from the coding sequence ATGCACGTTCTCGTGGCGCACAACCGCTACGGCTCCGCGCAGCCCAGCGGCGAGAACAAGGTCGTCGACCAGGAGGTGGCACTGCTGCGCGCGGCAGGACACCGGGTCGACGTGTTCGAGCGGCGCAGCGACACCATCGCCGACCGGTCCCTGCTCGGCAAGGTCGCGGTGCCGCTCCTCGTGCCGTGGAATCCGTCGGTCCGCAAGGAGCTCGCCGCTCGACTGCGCACCGAGCGCCCGGACGTGGTGCACGTCCACAACGTCTTCCCGCTGCTTTCGCCCGCGGTCATCGCCGCCTGCGCCGACGCGGGCGTGCCCGCCGTCGCCACGCTGCACAACTACACCCAGATCTGCCCGCCCGGCACGCTGCAGCGGGACGGACGGCCGTGCACCGAGTGCGTCGGTTCCACGGTGCCGCTGCCCGCCGTGCGGCACGGCTGCTACCGCGACTCTCGCCTCGCGACGGTCCCGCTCGCGGTCAGCCTGTCGGTCAACCGGCGGCGGTGGTGGTCCGGCGTGGAGCGGTTCTTCTGCATCTCCGCGGCGCAGCGCGACGTCCTGGTACGAGCCGGGATGCCCGCGGAGCGTCTTGCGGTGAAGCACAACTTCGTACCGGACCCGGCCGATCGCCGGACGGGCGACGGCGAGCACCTGCTCTATCTCGGGCGGCTCGCGGAGGCCAAGGGCCTGCGGCTACTCATGGCCGCGTGGGACGAGCTCGCGGCGAGCGGCGGGGTGGGCGTGCCGCTCGTCATCGCCGGTACCGGGCCACTGGAGCAAGAGGTGACCGACTGGGCGGCGGGCCGGGACGATGTGCGCTACGTCGGCCTGTACGACACGGTCCGGTGCCAGGAGGCCATCGCGCGGTCGGTCGCCGTGCTGGCTCCCTCGACCTGGCTGGAGGCGTTCGGCCTGGTCGTCGTGGAGGCGATGGCGGCCGGGGTGCCGGTCGTCGCCGCAGGGCACGGCGCCTTCGTCGAACTCGTCGACGACGGGGTGACCGGGCTGCTGCACCGGCCGGGCGAGTCCGGCTCGCTCGCGTCCTGCATGCGCCGGATCGCGGCCGAGCGGGGCCGCAACCGGGAGATGGGCCGGGCGGCCAGGCGGCGGTACGAGCAGGGCTTCAGCCCGGCCGTCGGCCTGGAGCGCCTGGTGGAGGGGTACCGGTCCGCGATCGCGGACCGGTTGGGCGGCGGGGAAAGCCCGCCGCCGGCAAGGAACGGAAACGCTGGCTCGCGGTGGGGGACCCGCGCGAGCAGGGATGGGGGCAGTAAATGA
- a CDS encoding heparinase II/III family protein — protein MTMSAGWYVRRLSRMGPREVGGRAGDAVRRRLWRSVRPDCPGVSGARFTAVLPAGTLAAVPPDAAKRLVAEADRLMAGHGEFFGVVRDDLADPDWWYDPKTGRRAPWGYAFDVPYRNEDVVGDIKQIWEPSRHQYLTVLAAAYALTGQERYAERVAELLRRWWAANAPLRGVHWISGIELGIRLLSWVWIRRLLDGWQGAAALFEDNPVALNQIWHHQRWLAAFPSRGSSANNHVIAEAAGQFAAACAFDWFPASARWRKDALRSLERHLRSNTFHSGLNRELATEYHGLVLELGLAAVAEADAARVPVPATVRIVLLRMTDALAAVVDSRLRPPRQGDADDGHGLIVDGDGTDRWASLLATGDAVFGRLAWWPEVTGTDVRTPLLAALIRPYAKTEGVPAVSRPGKRPDRFPDAGMTVLRGPEGIWCRCDGGPHGFLSIAAHAHADALSVEVRHDGVDVLADPGTFCYHGQPEWRQYFRSTLGHNTLELDGKDQSVSGGPFLWTRQARSRVLAVDTPDASAGGTARWSAEHDGYQPSVHRRSVELSAATRELRVTDEVRGPRGAVRLAFHLGPAITADLTGHRAELTWTRDGEDRSAVLDLPGQLSWQAHRGETEPPLGWYSAGFGRKEPTTTLVGTGFADGAQGFTTALRFWG, from the coding sequence GTGACCATGAGCGCGGGCTGGTACGTGCGGCGGCTCTCTCGGATGGGGCCGCGGGAGGTCGGCGGCCGGGCGGGCGACGCGGTGCGCAGGAGGCTGTGGCGGTCGGTGCGGCCGGACTGCCCCGGCGTGAGCGGCGCCCGGTTCACCGCCGTACTGCCCGCGGGGACGCTCGCCGCGGTGCCGCCGGACGCAGCGAAGCGCCTCGTCGCCGAGGCGGACCGGCTGATGGCCGGGCACGGCGAGTTCTTCGGGGTGGTCCGCGACGACCTGGCCGATCCCGACTGGTGGTACGACCCGAAGACCGGCCGCAGGGCTCCCTGGGGCTACGCCTTCGACGTGCCCTACCGGAACGAGGACGTGGTCGGGGACATCAAGCAGATCTGGGAGCCCTCCCGGCACCAGTACCTCACCGTCCTCGCCGCCGCCTACGCGCTCACCGGCCAGGAGCGGTACGCCGAGCGCGTGGCCGAGCTCCTGAGGCGGTGGTGGGCGGCCAACGCGCCGCTGCGCGGGGTGCACTGGATCAGCGGCATCGAGCTGGGCATCCGGCTCTTGTCCTGGGTGTGGATCCGCAGGCTGCTCGACGGCTGGCAGGGCGCGGCCGCCCTGTTCGAGGACAACCCGGTGGCGCTGAACCAGATCTGGCACCACCAGCGCTGGCTCGCCGCCTTTCCCAGCCGGGGTTCTTCGGCGAACAACCACGTCATCGCGGAGGCCGCCGGACAGTTCGCCGCGGCCTGCGCGTTCGACTGGTTCCCGGCCTCGGCGCGCTGGCGCAAGGACGCGCTGCGCTCTCTTGAGCGGCATCTGCGGAGCAACACCTTCCACTCGGGCCTCAACCGCGAACTGGCCACCGAATACCACGGACTCGTCCTCGAACTCGGCCTGGCCGCGGTGGCCGAGGCGGATGCCGCGCGCGTGCCCGTCCCCGCGACGGTCCGCATCGTTCTGCTGCGGATGACCGACGCGCTCGCGGCCGTGGTGGACAGCCGGTTGCGGCCGCCCCGTCAGGGAGACGCCGACGACGGCCACGGTCTGATCGTGGACGGCGACGGCACCGACCGCTGGGCCTCGCTCCTGGCCACCGGCGACGCCGTGTTCGGCCGACTCGCCTGGTGGCCGGAGGTGACCGGCACCGATGTGCGCACCCCGCTCCTCGCCGCGCTCATCAGGCCGTACGCGAAGACCGAGGGCGTACCGGCCGTGTCCCGCCCGGGGAAGCGACCGGACCGGTTCCCGGATGCGGGCATGACCGTCCTGCGCGGCCCCGAGGGGATCTGGTGCCGCTGCGACGGCGGGCCGCACGGCTTCCTCTCCATCGCCGCGCACGCCCACGCGGACGCGCTGTCCGTGGAGGTCAGGCACGACGGGGTCGACGTGCTCGCAGACCCCGGGACGTTCTGCTACCACGGGCAGCCCGAGTGGCGGCAGTACTTCCGCTCGACCCTCGGCCACAACACCCTGGAACTGGACGGCAAGGACCAGTCCGTCTCCGGCGGCCCCTTCCTGTGGACCAGGCAGGCCCGCAGCCGCGTCCTGGCCGTGGACACGCCCGACGCCTCCGCGGGGGGAACGGCCCGATGGTCCGCCGAGCACGACGGCTACCAGCCGTCCGTGCACCGGCGCAGTGTGGAACTGTCCGCAGCGACACGGGAGTTGAGAGTGACCGACGAGGTGCGCGGCCCGCGCGGGGCGGTGCGCCTGGCGTTCCACCTCGGCCCGGCGATCACCGCGGACCTGACGGGCCACCGGGCCGAGCTCACCTGGACCCGGGACGGCGAGGACCGCTCCGCCGTGCTCGACCTGCCGGGGCAGCTGTCCTGGCAGGCCCATCGCGGCGAGACGGAGCCGCCGCTCGGCTGGTACTCCGCCGGATTCGGGCGCAAGGAACCCACCACGACGCTGGTCGGCACGGGCTTCGCCGACGGCGCGCAGGGGTTCACCACCGCACTCAGGTTCTGGGGCTAG
- a CDS encoding class I SAM-dependent methyltransferase, whose translation MTRCRLCGSAALASVVDLGATPPCESFLAADQLDKPEPAYPLHLQVCTDCWLAQIPPLITPEETFSEYAYFSSFSTSWVEHARTFVADAVERVGLGSEGSGDTEGSDAFVVEVASNDGYLLKHVVNRGIRCLGIEPSVNVGAAAREAGVPTVTEFLSPDTGAAVRAEHGPANLVVANNVYAHIPDVVGFTQGLRALVADDGWVSIEVQHLLTLIEENQYDTIYHEHFQYYTVASAIRALASGGLALVDVELLPTHGGSIRLWARPAEVAGEPSQRVSDVLAREKAAGLQELSGYTEFSARVAKVRRDLLKFLITAAERGETVVGYGAPGKGNTLLNHCGIRPDLLAYTVDRNPYKHGRFTPGTRIPILPPERIAADKPDYVLVLPWNLRAELVEQLSFVHDWGGRLVFPIPELSVVEVAKEVTA comes from the coding sequence ATGACACGATGCCGACTCTGCGGCTCGGCGGCGCTCGCGAGCGTCGTCGATCTGGGGGCGACCCCGCCGTGCGAGAGCTTTCTCGCCGCGGACCAACTGGACAAGCCGGAACCCGCGTACCCGCTGCATCTGCAGGTCTGCACCGACTGCTGGCTCGCGCAGATCCCGCCGCTGATCACGCCCGAGGAGACGTTCAGCGAGTACGCGTACTTCTCCTCCTTCTCGACCTCCTGGGTGGAGCACGCGCGCACGTTCGTCGCGGACGCGGTGGAGCGGGTGGGGCTCGGCTCCGAAGGCTCCGGCGACACCGAAGGCTCCGACGCCTTCGTGGTCGAGGTCGCGAGCAACGACGGATACCTGCTGAAGCACGTGGTGAACCGGGGGATCCGCTGCCTCGGCATCGAGCCCTCGGTGAACGTCGGCGCCGCGGCCCGGGAGGCCGGTGTGCCCACCGTCACCGAGTTCCTGAGCCCGGACACCGGCGCGGCCGTCCGCGCCGAGCACGGCCCGGCGAACCTGGTCGTGGCCAACAACGTGTACGCGCACATCCCCGACGTCGTCGGATTCACCCAGGGCCTGCGCGCCCTGGTCGCCGACGACGGCTGGGTCTCCATCGAGGTGCAGCACCTGCTGACCCTGATCGAGGAGAACCAGTACGACACGATCTACCACGAGCACTTCCAGTACTACACGGTCGCGTCCGCGATCCGGGCCCTCGCGAGCGGCGGCCTCGCGCTCGTGGACGTCGAGTTGCTGCCCACGCACGGCGGCTCCATCCGGCTGTGGGCCCGGCCCGCCGAGGTCGCCGGAGAGCCTTCGCAGCGGGTGTCCGACGTACTGGCCCGGGAGAAGGCCGCCGGGCTGCAGGAGCTGTCCGGATACACCGAGTTCTCCGCCCGCGTCGCCAAGGTGCGCAGGGACCTCCTCAAGTTCCTCATCACCGCGGCCGAGCGCGGCGAGACGGTCGTCGGCTACGGCGCCCCCGGCAAGGGCAACACCCTGCTCAACCACTGCGGCATCCGGCCCGACCTGCTCGCGTACACGGTCGACCGCAACCCCTACAAGCACGGCCGGTTCACCCCGGGCACCCGCATCCCGATCCTGCCGCCCGAGCGGATCGCCGCCGACAAGCCGGACTACGTCCTGGTCCTGCCGTGGAACCTGCGGGCCGAACTGGTCGAGCAGCTGTCCTTCGTGCACGACTGGGGCGGCCGCCTCGTCTTCCCCATCCCGGAACTGAGCGTCGTCGAGGTCGCGAAAGAGGTCACAGCATGA
- a CDS encoding glycosyltransferase family protein produces the protein MKVVLFCGGYGMRMRSGAADDVPKPMAMVGPRPLIWHVMRYYAHFGHTEFVLCLGYGAHHIKNFFLNYEETTSNDFVLRGGKTELLSTDIADWTITFAQTGIESPIGERLRRVRHHLDGDEMFLANYADVLTDAPLPEMIDSFARRDAGASMMVVPPQSSFHCVDLAEDGLVGGITAVSDMPLWENGGYFVLRQEVFDHIPENGDLVADGCGQLAKRGRLVAHQHRGFWKPTDTVKERAALDEAYARGDRPWAVWERDSAGVSA, from the coding sequence ATGAAGGTCGTCCTGTTCTGCGGCGGTTACGGGATGCGCATGCGCAGCGGAGCCGCCGACGACGTGCCCAAGCCGATGGCGATGGTCGGCCCCAGGCCGCTGATCTGGCACGTCATGCGCTACTACGCCCACTTCGGGCACACGGAGTTCGTCCTGTGCCTCGGATACGGGGCGCACCACATCAAGAACTTCTTCCTCAACTACGAGGAGACGACGTCCAACGACTTCGTGCTCCGGGGCGGGAAGACCGAGCTGCTTTCCACCGACATAGCCGACTGGACGATCACGTTCGCGCAGACCGGCATCGAGTCGCCGATCGGGGAGCGCCTTCGCCGGGTGCGCCACCACCTCGACGGCGACGAGATGTTCCTCGCCAACTACGCGGACGTGCTCACCGACGCCCCGCTGCCGGAGATGATCGACTCCTTCGCCCGGCGCGACGCGGGCGCGTCGATGATGGTGGTGCCGCCGCAGTCCTCGTTCCACTGCGTGGACCTGGCCGAGGACGGTCTGGTGGGCGGCATCACCGCGGTGAGCGACATGCCGCTGTGGGAGAACGGCGGCTACTTCGTACTCCGCCAGGAGGTCTTCGACCACATACCGGAGAACGGCGACCTGGTCGCCGACGGCTGTGGCCAACTCGCCAAGCGGGGCCGCCTGGTGGCCCACCAGCACCGCGGCTTCTGGAAGCCGACCGACACGGTGAAGGAGCGGGCCGCGCTCGACGAGGCGTACGCCCGCGGTGACCGCCCGTGGGCCGTGTGGGAGCGGGACAGCGCCGGGGTGAGCGCGTGA
- the asnB gene encoding asparagine synthase (glutamine-hydrolyzing) has product MCGIAGTYRWPDGKVVTDRLTDTLAHRGPDGAGRYNHPVGDGEVHLGHRRLAIIDLSETGAQPMVKDGLALTYNGELYNAPELRAELTSAGVRFRGTSDTEVLLEAWRHWGTDCLPRLRGMFALGIFDERTGELVLARDQLGIKPLFLLRRGAGLVFASELKALAAANGAPLEVDHAALVASLLYYWVPDSRCAFREAEKLPPGSWLRCRPDGQVERGTYWNLKDVATEGRERARSGERPDLAAIVEESTRQHLLSDVPVATFLSGGLDSSYLTALAARHQPGISAYTIGFRAEDAKFEAMPDDLRYARQVAERFGVDLHEIEIAPNVLDLLPRMTYSLDEPIGDPAAINTFLICSAAREAGVKVMLSGMGADELFAGYRKHLANLIALRYQRVPRPLRRGVARAVDRLPVATARRGYRSVRFAKRFLSFADLPEETAFRRSYTMYDQDELLALIDPDLAGTVDDVLTEHADIYEDNELDDFVNRMCLGDARMFLPGLNLAYTDRSSMAASTEVRVPYVDVEVVKAAFAVPGDRKIVGRQGKAVLKEAATSVLPREIVYRPKGLFSAPLRAWMSRDLAPLVREVVNDGLLVNSGFLRRDALARMVAEDASGQRDFSKHLWHVLTLEYWYRDATTGSGQSTHLTA; this is encoded by the coding sequence ATGTGTGGCATCGCAGGCACGTACCGATGGCCGGACGGCAAGGTCGTGACCGACCGGCTCACCGACACCCTCGCCCACCGAGGCCCGGACGGGGCGGGCCGGTACAACCACCCCGTCGGTGACGGCGAAGTGCACCTCGGGCACCGCCGCCTCGCCATCATCGACCTGTCCGAGACCGGCGCCCAGCCGATGGTCAAGGACGGCCTCGCCCTGACGTACAACGGCGAGCTGTACAACGCGCCCGAGCTGCGTGCCGAGCTCACCTCCGCCGGGGTGCGCTTCCGCGGCACCTCCGACACCGAGGTGCTCCTGGAGGCGTGGCGGCACTGGGGCACGGACTGCCTGCCCCGGCTGCGCGGCATGTTCGCGCTCGGGATCTTCGACGAGCGCACCGGTGAGCTGGTGCTCGCCCGCGACCAGCTCGGCATCAAGCCGCTGTTCCTGCTCCGGCGCGGCGCGGGCCTGGTGTTCGCCTCCGAGCTCAAGGCGCTCGCCGCCGCCAACGGCGCGCCCCTCGAGGTGGACCACGCGGCGCTGGTGGCCTCGCTCCTCTACTACTGGGTGCCGGACTCACGGTGCGCGTTCCGCGAGGCGGAGAAGCTGCCGCCCGGCAGCTGGCTCCGCTGCAGACCCGACGGGCAGGTGGAGCGCGGCACGTACTGGAACCTGAAGGACGTCGCCACCGAAGGCCGGGAGCGGGCCCGCAGCGGTGAGCGGCCGGACCTCGCCGCCATCGTCGAGGAGTCGACCCGGCAGCACCTGCTCTCCGACGTGCCCGTGGCGACCTTCCTCTCCGGCGGTCTCGACTCCAGTTACCTGACCGCCCTCGCCGCCCGGCACCAGCCCGGGATCTCCGCCTACACGATCGGATTCCGAGCCGAGGACGCCAAGTTCGAGGCGATGCCCGACGACCTGCGCTACGCCCGGCAGGTCGCCGAGCGGTTCGGCGTCGACCTGCACGAGATCGAGATCGCGCCGAACGTGCTCGACCTGCTGCCGCGGATGACGTACAGCCTGGACGAGCCGATCGGCGACCCCGCCGCGATCAACACGTTCCTGATCTGCTCGGCCGCCCGGGAGGCCGGGGTCAAGGTGATGCTCTCGGGGATGGGCGCCGACGAGCTGTTCGCCGGGTACCGCAAGCACCTGGCCAACCTGATCGCGCTGCGCTACCAGCGCGTTCCGCGGCCGCTGCGGCGCGGCGTGGCCAGGGCCGTGGACCGGCTGCCGGTCGCCACGGCCCGCCGGGGGTACCGGTCGGTGCGCTTCGCGAAGCGGTTCCTCTCCTTCGCCGACCTGCCGGAGGAGACCGCGTTCCGGCGCAGCTACACCATGTACGACCAGGACGAGCTGCTCGCCCTGATCGATCCCGACCTGGCGGGCACGGTCGACGACGTCCTGACCGAGCACGCGGACATCTACGAGGACAACGAGCTCGACGACTTCGTCAACCGCATGTGCCTGGGCGACGCCCGGATGTTCCTGCCGGGCCTGAACCTCGCCTATACGGACCGCTCCAGCATGGCCGCGTCGACCGAGGTACGCGTCCCGTACGTGGACGTCGAGGTCGTCAAGGCGGCGTTCGCCGTGCCGGGCGACCGCAAGATCGTCGGACGGCAGGGCAAGGCGGTCCTCAAGGAGGCGGCCACCTCGGTGCTGCCCCGGGAGATCGTGTACCGGCCCAAGGGCCTGTTCAGCGCCCCGCTGCGCGCGTGGATGAGCCGGGACCTGGCACCGCTGGTGCGCGAGGTGGTGAACGACGGACTGCTCGTCAACTCCGGGTTCCTGCGCCGCGACGCACTGGCACGCATGGTCGCCGAGGACGCCTCGGGGCAGCGGGACTTCTCCAAACATCTCTGGCACGTACTCACCCTCGAGTACTGGTACCGCGACGCGACAACTGGCTCCGGCCAGAGCACTCACTTGACGGCGTAG
- a CDS encoding bi-domain-containing oxidoreductase — MKQVVQNYKSGELALLDVPVPGCKPDGVLVRTAFSLISTGTELMKVSEAGMSMLGKARSRPDQVAKVMQSVATNGVPATYRKVMGKLDSYTPLGYSLCGVVEQVGAGIDDVKAGDLVACAGNEHALHAELNWVPKNLYTPVPDGLAPRHAAFGTVGSIAMQGVRQGEPQLGEVALVIGLGLIGQLVAQLLTASGVRVVGVDPDPARCELAERLGAAACGDPASAAVAATVGELTGGHGVDQVYLAAGGGSNQPVELAAQLSRDRGRVVDIGKCRLDLPWNAYYEKELDVRFSRSYGPGRYDPSYELEGRDYPIGYVRWTERRNLACFLDLVARGNVDVEPLISHIADFDDAVETYQSLKDGDLKAVAVLFRYPEAAVEGEAEAPSVAVPAVRRGGGAAAAPARTVRTPVRLAFVGAGNYATSMLLPHLTGRDGVSLSTVVTTTALSAANAKRKFGFAEATTDLDAVLGDKSIDAVFVVTRHSSHAELTRRALLAGKAVFVEKPLALSEDELARVLAAVEESGNDRLQVGFNRRFSPLLREAKKRFGARTGPASLRYLVNAGQLQHGSWYLQQGTEGSRFAGEGGHFIDTASWLLGADPVSVYAAATAGNEDLQIVLRYPDGSTATISYVTTGAASFPKETLDLVADGKVLRLDDFVRASVHGPKKWVSSRLPKARDKGQEAELASFVKAVRTGGPMPVPLESLVATTAATLAVRAGLAGGVPVTLARAL; from the coding sequence GTGAAACAGGTTGTGCAGAACTACAAGAGCGGCGAGCTGGCGCTGCTCGACGTCCCGGTGCCGGGATGCAAGCCGGACGGTGTGCTGGTCAGGACCGCCTTCTCGCTGATATCCACCGGGACCGAGCTCATGAAGGTCTCCGAGGCGGGCATGTCGATGCTGGGCAAGGCCCGCTCCCGCCCCGACCAGGTGGCCAAGGTCATGCAGAGCGTGGCCACCAACGGGGTGCCCGCCACCTACCGCAAGGTGATGGGCAAGCTCGACTCGTACACGCCGCTCGGCTACTCGCTGTGCGGGGTGGTCGAGCAGGTCGGCGCCGGGATCGACGACGTGAAGGCCGGCGACCTGGTGGCCTGCGCGGGCAACGAACACGCGCTGCACGCTGAGCTGAACTGGGTGCCGAAGAACCTCTACACCCCGGTGCCCGACGGCCTCGCGCCCCGCCACGCGGCCTTCGGCACCGTCGGATCGATCGCGATGCAGGGCGTCCGCCAGGGCGAGCCGCAGCTCGGCGAGGTGGCCCTGGTCATCGGCCTCGGCCTGATCGGACAGCTGGTGGCCCAGCTCCTCACCGCATCGGGCGTACGTGTCGTCGGCGTCGACCCCGACCCGGCGCGCTGCGAACTCGCCGAGCGGCTCGGCGCGGCGGCCTGCGGTGATCCCGCGTCCGCGGCCGTGGCGGCCACCGTCGGGGAACTCACCGGCGGCCACGGCGTGGACCAGGTGTACCTGGCCGCGGGCGGCGGCAGCAACCAACCCGTCGAGCTGGCCGCCCAGTTGAGCAGGGACCGGGGCCGCGTCGTCGACATCGGCAAGTGCCGCCTCGACCTGCCGTGGAACGCGTACTACGAGAAGGAGCTCGACGTCCGGTTCTCCCGGTCGTACGGCCCCGGGCGCTACGACCCTTCGTACGAGCTGGAGGGGCGCGACTACCCGATCGGCTACGTGCGCTGGACCGAGCGCCGCAACCTGGCGTGCTTCCTCGACCTCGTCGCCCGCGGCAACGTCGACGTGGAGCCCCTGATCTCCCACATCGCCGACTTCGACGACGCCGTCGAGACGTACCAGAGCCTGAAGGACGGCGACCTCAAGGCCGTCGCCGTGCTGTTCCGCTACCCCGAAGCCGCGGTGGAAGGCGAAGCGGAGGCCCCGTCGGTGGCCGTGCCCGCGGTGCGGCGCGGCGGTGGGGCGGCGGCTGCCCCCGCCCGGACCGTCAGGACGCCGGTGCGCCTGGCGTTCGTCGGCGCGGGGAACTACGCGACGTCGATGCTGCTGCCGCATCTGACGGGACGCGACGGCGTGTCGTTGTCGACGGTCGTCACCACGACGGCGCTGTCCGCGGCCAACGCCAAGCGGAAGTTCGGCTTCGCCGAGGCGACCACCGATCTCGACGCCGTGCTCGGCGACAAGTCCATCGACGCGGTGTTCGTCGTCACCCGGCACAGCTCGCACGCCGAACTGACCCGAAGGGCGCTCCTCGCGGGCAAGGCCGTGTTCGTGGAGAAGCCGTTGGCGCTCTCCGAGGACGAGCTCGCACGTGTGCTCGCGGCGGTGGAGGAGTCCGGCAACGACCGGCTCCAGGTGGGGTTCAACCGCCGGTTCTCGCCGCTGTTGCGGGAGGCCAAGAAGCGGTTCGGCGCCAGGACGGGACCGGCGAGCCTGCGCTACCTGGTCAACGCGGGGCAGCTGCAGCACGGCAGCTGGTACCTCCAACAGGGCACCGAGGGCTCGCGGTTCGCGGGCGAGGGCGGGCACTTCATCGACACGGCGAGCTGGCTGCTCGGCGCCGACCCGGTCTCGGTGTACGCGGCCGCCACGGCAGGAAACGAAGACCTGCAGATCGTGCTGCGGTACCCCGACGGGTCCACCGCCACCATCAGTTACGTCACCACCGGCGCGGCCAGTTTCCCCAAGGAGACCCTGGACCTCGTCGCCGACGGCAAGGTGCTGCGCCTCGACGACTTCGTCCGCGCCTCGGTCCACGGCCCCAAGAAGTGGGTCAGTTCGCGGCTGCCCAAGGCCCGGGACAAGGGCCAGGAGGCGGAGCTGGCCTCGTTCGTCAAGGCCGTGCGGACCGGCGGTCCCATGCCGGTGCCGCTGGAGTCGCTGGTCGCCACCACGGCGGCCACCCTCGCCGTGCGGGCGGGTCTGGCCGGTGGCGTGCCGGTGACGTTGGCGAGGGCGCTGTGA